In one Cellulomonas sp. JZ18 genomic region, the following are encoded:
- the ligD gene encoding non-homologous end-joining DNA ligase has translation MAQKTPAVELEVRGRTVRVTSPDRVVFPARGLTKLDVVEYFVAVGDGILGALLLRPTTLERWPKGVFEGARMSTRQDNSGDAFYQKRVPQGAPDYVETARIAFPSGRTADEVAPTELAVVAWAANMGTLTFHPWPVTRDDVDRPDQIRIDLDPQPGTDFDDAARVAPHVRELLAEHGLEGVPKTSGGRGIHVFVPIEPEWSFTEARRATIAFGRELERRLPDQVTMKWWKEERGQKIFVDYNQMARDRTIASAYSIRSNARATVSTPLTWDEVGEVHPDDFDVRTVPARLAEVGDLFAPLVAHATPRHRLESLLELADRQERDEGHGDLPYPPEYPKMPGEPKRVQPSKDRDRPR, from the coding sequence ATGGCACAGAAGACACCCGCGGTCGAGCTGGAGGTGCGCGGTCGCACGGTCCGCGTCACGAGCCCGGACCGCGTCGTGTTCCCCGCACGCGGGCTGACGAAGCTCGACGTCGTCGAGTACTTCGTCGCCGTCGGCGACGGCATCCTCGGCGCCCTGCTGCTCCGGCCGACGACGCTCGAGCGCTGGCCCAAGGGCGTGTTCGAGGGGGCACGCATGTCCACCCGGCAGGACAACAGCGGCGACGCCTTCTACCAGAAGCGGGTCCCGCAGGGCGCGCCCGACTACGTCGAGACCGCGCGCATCGCGTTCCCCAGCGGCCGCACGGCGGACGAGGTCGCGCCGACGGAGCTGGCCGTCGTGGCCTGGGCCGCGAACATGGGCACGCTCACGTTCCACCCGTGGCCGGTCACGCGCGACGACGTCGACCGCCCCGACCAGATCCGCATCGACCTCGACCCCCAGCCCGGCACGGACTTCGACGACGCCGCCCGGGTCGCGCCGCACGTGCGCGAGCTGCTCGCCGAGCACGGGCTCGAGGGCGTGCCCAAGACGTCCGGCGGCCGCGGCATCCACGTCTTCGTGCCGATCGAGCCGGAGTGGTCGTTCACCGAGGCCCGCCGCGCCACCATCGCGTTCGGCCGCGAGCTCGAGCGCCGCCTGCCGGACCAGGTGACGATGAAGTGGTGGAAGGAGGAGCGCGGGCAGAAGATCTTCGTCGACTACAACCAGATGGCCCGTGACCGGACCATCGCCTCGGCGTACTCGATCCGCTCCAACGCCCGCGCGACGGTGTCGACGCCCCTGACCTGGGACGAGGTCGGCGAGGTGCACCCCGACGACTTCGACGTGCGCACCGTGCCGGCACGGCTCGCCGAGGTGGGCGACCTCTTCGCACCGCTCGTCGCGCACGCGACCCCGCGCCACCGGCTCGAGTCGCTGCTGGAGCTGGCCGACCGGCAGGAGCGCGACGAGGGGCACGGCGACCTGCCCTACCCGCCGGAGTACCCGAAGATGCCGGGCGAGCCCAAGCGCGTGCAGCCGAGCAAGGACCGCGACCGGCCCCGGTGA
- a CDS encoding D-alanyl-D-alanine carboxypeptidase family protein — protein MSWTRDSRGTPFYLRHDAAAALERLNAAFRADLGHDLALDLTYRDYDTQVAMRAALGSVAATPGTSSHGTGLAIDVPELPCEYGWGTAARAWLVEHGPSYGWVSPSWARQDGSNPEYWHYEYRG, from the coding sequence GTGTCGTGGACCCGCGACTCGCGCGGCACGCCCTTCTACCTGCGGCACGACGCGGCGGCGGCGCTCGAACGGCTCAACGCGGCGTTCCGTGCGGACCTCGGGCACGACCTGGCGCTGGACCTGACGTACCGCGACTACGACACCCAGGTGGCCATGCGCGCGGCGCTCGGCTCGGTGGCCGCCACCCCGGGGACCTCGTCGCACGGCACGGGGCTGGCGATCGACGTGCCCGAGCTGCCGTGCGAGTACGGGTGGGGCACCGCCGCGCGTGCGTGGCTCGTGGAGCACGGGCCGTCGTACGGCTGGGTGTCGCCGTCGTGGGCGCGCCAGGACGGTTCCAACCCCGAGTACTGGCACTACGAGTACCGCGGCTGA